In a genomic window of Urocitellus parryii isolate mUroPar1 chromosome 11, mUroPar1.hap1, whole genome shotgun sequence:
- the Zranb2 gene encoding zinc finger Ran-binding domain-containing protein 2 isoform X2 has translation MSTKNFRVSDGDWICPDKKCGNVNFARRTSCNRCGREKTTEAKMMKAGGTEIGKTLAEKSRGLFSANDWQCKTCSNVNWARRSECNMCNTPKYAKLEERTGYGGGFNERENVEYIEREESDGEYDEFGRKKKKYRGKAVGPASILKEVEDKESEGEEEDEDEDLSKYKLDEDEDEDDADLSKYNLDASEEEDSNKKKSNRRSRSKSRSSHSRSSSRSSSPSSSRSRSRSRSRSSSSSQSRSRSSSRERSRSRGSKSRSSSRSHRGSSSPRKRSYSSSSSSPERNRKRSRSRSSSPGDRKKRRTRSRSPESQVIGENTKQP, from the exons ATGTCGACCAAGAATTTCCGAGTCAGTGACGGGGACTGGATTTGCCCCGACAAAAA atgtggAAATGTAAACTTTGCTAGAAGAACCAGCTGTAATCGATGTGGTCGGG agaAAACAACTGAAGCAAAAATGATGAAGGCTGGGGGTACTGAAATAGGAAAGACACTTGCAGAAAAGAGCCGAGGCCTATTTAGTGCTAATGACTGGCAGTGTAAAAC ttgCAGTAATGTAAATTGGGCCAGAAGATCAGAGTGTAACATGTGTAATACTCCGAAGTATGCTAAATTAGAAGAAAGAACGG GATACGGTGGTGGttttaatgaaagagaaaatgttgaATATATAGAAAGAGAAGAATCTGATGGAGAATATGATGAA TTTGGacgtaaaaagaaaaaatacagaggaAAGGCAGTTGGTCCTGCCTCTATATTAAAGGAAGTTGAAGATAAAGAatcagagggagaagaagaggatgAGGATGAAGatctttctaaatataaattaGATGAG GATGAGGATGAAGATGATGCTGATCTCTCAAAATATAATCTTGATGCCAGTGAAGAAGAAgatagtaataaaaagaaatctaataGACGAAGTCGCTCAAAGTCTCGATCTTCACATTCACGATCTTCATCACGCTCATCCTCCCCCTCAAGTTCAAGGTCTAGGTCCAG GTCCCGTTCAAGAAGTTCTTCCAGTTCGCAGTCAAGATCTCGTTCCAGTTCCAGAGAACGTTCGAGATCTCGTGGGTCGAAATCAAG ATCCAGCTCCAGGTCCCACAGGGGCTCTTCTTCCCCACGAAAAAGATCTTATTCAAGTTCATCATCTTCTCCTGAGAGGAACAGAAAGAGAAGTCGTTCTAGATCTTCTTCACCTGGTGATCGAAAAAAAAGACGAACAAGATCACGGTCACCTGAAAG CCAGGTGATTGGTGAAAACACTAAACAACCCTGA
- the Zranb2 gene encoding zinc finger Ran-binding domain-containing protein 2 isoform X3, protein MSTKNFRVSDGDWICPDKKCGNVNFARRTSCNRCGREKTTEAKMMKAGGTEIGKTLAEKSRGLFSANDWQCKTCSNVNWARRSECNMCNTPKYAKLEERTGYGGGFNERENVEYIEREESDGEYDEFGRKKKKYRGKAVGPASILKEVEDKESEGEEEDEDEDLSKYKLDEDEDEDDADLSKYNLDASEEEDSNKKKSNRRSRSKSRSSHSRSSSRSSSPSSSRSRSRSRSRSSSSSQSRSRSSSRERSRSRGSKSRSSSRSHRGSSSPRKRSYSSSSSSPERNRKRSRSRSSSPGDRKKRRTRSRSPER, encoded by the exons ATGTCGACCAAGAATTTCCGAGTCAGTGACGGGGACTGGATTTGCCCCGACAAAAA atgtggAAATGTAAACTTTGCTAGAAGAACCAGCTGTAATCGATGTGGTCGGG agaAAACAACTGAAGCAAAAATGATGAAGGCTGGGGGTACTGAAATAGGAAAGACACTTGCAGAAAAGAGCCGAGGCCTATTTAGTGCTAATGACTGGCAGTGTAAAAC ttgCAGTAATGTAAATTGGGCCAGAAGATCAGAGTGTAACATGTGTAATACTCCGAAGTATGCTAAATTAGAAGAAAGAACGG GATACGGTGGTGGttttaatgaaagagaaaatgttgaATATATAGAAAGAGAAGAATCTGATGGAGAATATGATGAA TTTGGacgtaaaaagaaaaaatacagaggaAAGGCAGTTGGTCCTGCCTCTATATTAAAGGAAGTTGAAGATAAAGAatcagagggagaagaagaggatgAGGATGAAGatctttctaaatataaattaGATGAG GATGAGGATGAAGATGATGCTGATCTCTCAAAATATAATCTTGATGCCAGTGAAGAAGAAgatagtaataaaaagaaatctaataGACGAAGTCGCTCAAAGTCTCGATCTTCACATTCACGATCTTCATCACGCTCATCCTCCCCCTCAAGTTCAAGGTCTAGGTCCAG GTCCCGTTCAAGAAGTTCTTCCAGTTCGCAGTCAAGATCTCGTTCCAGTTCCAGAGAACGTTCGAGATCTCGTGGGTCGAAATCAAG ATCCAGCTCCAGGTCCCACAGGGGCTCTTCTTCCCCACGAAAAAGATCTTATTCAAGTTCATCATCTTCTCCTGAGAGGAACAGAAAGAGAAGTCGTTCTAGATCTTCTTCACCTGGTGATCGAAAAAAAAGACGAACAAGATCACGGTCACCTGAAAG GTGA
- the Zranb2 gene encoding zinc finger Ran-binding domain-containing protein 2 isoform X1 — protein sequence MSTKNFRVSDGDWICPDKKCGNVNFARRTSCNRCGREKTTEAKMMKAGGTEIGKTLAEKSRGLFSANDWQCKTCSNVNWARRSECNMCNTPKYAKLEERTGYGGGFNERENVEYIEREESDGEYDEFGRKKKKYRGKAVGPASILKEVEDKESEGEEEDEDEDLSKYKLDEDEDEDDADLSKYNLDASEEEDSNKKKSNRRSRSKSRSSHSRSSSRSSSPSSSRSRSRSRSRSSSSSQSRSRSSSRERSRSRGSKSRSSSRSHRGSSSPRKRSYSSSSSSPERNRKRSRSRSSSPGDRKKRRTRSRSPERRHRSSSGSSHSGSRSSSKKK from the exons ATGTCGACCAAGAATTTCCGAGTCAGTGACGGGGACTGGATTTGCCCCGACAAAAA atgtggAAATGTAAACTTTGCTAGAAGAACCAGCTGTAATCGATGTGGTCGGG agaAAACAACTGAAGCAAAAATGATGAAGGCTGGGGGTACTGAAATAGGAAAGACACTTGCAGAAAAGAGCCGAGGCCTATTTAGTGCTAATGACTGGCAGTGTAAAAC ttgCAGTAATGTAAATTGGGCCAGAAGATCAGAGTGTAACATGTGTAATACTCCGAAGTATGCTAAATTAGAAGAAAGAACGG GATACGGTGGTGGttttaatgaaagagaaaatgttgaATATATAGAAAGAGAAGAATCTGATGGAGAATATGATGAA TTTGGacgtaaaaagaaaaaatacagaggaAAGGCAGTTGGTCCTGCCTCTATATTAAAGGAAGTTGAAGATAAAGAatcagagggagaagaagaggatgAGGATGAAGatctttctaaatataaattaGATGAG GATGAGGATGAAGATGATGCTGATCTCTCAAAATATAATCTTGATGCCAGTGAAGAAGAAgatagtaataaaaagaaatctaataGACGAAGTCGCTCAAAGTCTCGATCTTCACATTCACGATCTTCATCACGCTCATCCTCCCCCTCAAGTTCAAGGTCTAGGTCCAG GTCCCGTTCAAGAAGTTCTTCCAGTTCGCAGTCAAGATCTCGTTCCAGTTCCAGAGAACGTTCGAGATCTCGTGGGTCGAAATCAAG ATCCAGCTCCAGGTCCCACAGGGGCTCTTCTTCCCCACGAAAAAGATCTTATTCAAGTTCATCATCTTCTCCTGAGAGGAACAGAAAGAGAAGTCGTTCTAGATCTTCTTCACCTGGTGATCGAAAAAAAAGACGAACAAGATCACGGTCACCTGAAAG GCGCCACAGGTCATCTTCTGGATCGTCCCATTCTGGTTCCCGTTCaagttcaaaaaagaaataa